The genomic segment tatcaaaaaaaaatgacaaaaatatacaaatcaagACTGTAGGGACTGGATCTGaaataccaataaaattaaGGACCATAATGTATTTATTGGTGTAGGAGagtgaaataaaaaggaaaaaaaaagtcactgACAATAAACTCTTTAGACTAAACACATCCCCCTATGATGGAAGAGGAAACGACAAGGAATCAGACTATATGGTGGAAACCTATTTTTAACTACTAAGAAACGTTACACGCGTTGCTCAAAAAATACGACATCTCCTACTCGCTAGagcaattttttcaaataaaaaatattttttaataataaattacaataCCACCCTCATACAAACCagcaattaacaaaaaataatcaaagccaAAAGACTCTAATATCCTTGATGCAATAGTACATTTgtaattcaattatatataaaaacctaaaaataactatatacCCCTACCCAAAGCAATCGATTTATTTACTCTtaaggatatttttattattttattattcataaaatattatatagacaAAAATATTCTCATACAAATTAATAATGATTAATGACTCgtgtaataatatcaaaatctctcaaaatcaaaagcaagcAATTTTTTTTGCCAAGATTATAAATGTCACTCTATTATTGTAGTGAATAATGAAGTGAGTTgattttttcatgcattttaGTATAATTGTTAGTTGATGTAATTATTATTAGGTAAATGAGCCCAACATTATCATTGttctactttaaaaaacaatttcaaggttttttagattagaaagtatttttattaattttttcaatgtcaaatattcacaaaattataaaatatagaaaatatgtTCCGATGCTTCCAATTTTGTTAGAGACcctaaaaaacaacattaatttatCCGTATAGTTTTAATATAGTTCCTATATTACtaacctaaaaaatattgaaattatttttgaagtaGATTGGTGTTTCATAACATATATGAATAATTTCAacacaaaataccaaaaaaaaaaaagaggattttAATGGACAGTTTTGGTCAATGGTTAAAGCTTGGTCTTTTGACCTAATGTTGACATCAAACGGAGGATAACGAAGGGGCAACATTTATCCAAAAGATGATGGCCAAGAACATAGTCTTTCAATTCcctcaaatttgattttgtttttatttaaaataattttttatatatatttttggattgttttatatattaatattaaaaatatttttttaaaaattaaaaaaaaaattaatacatttctaattaaaaaacactttaaacaatTATCAATACCACAACCTCAAAATACCAAATCTCAATGTGCGACAGTCTCAACATCAATAGTTCAATTCAAGTGCAGAAACTATcattaaatgagaataaaaaatacataaagatGCTGAGCACATAGCGTTAGCTATCAACTTGGCACCTGGCATTCCAAAAGCTTTCTTCGCAATTCCTCAACGTATTTGAAGAAGCATGAATCCTAGTCCAAAAGGGGCACAAAGAGACGTGAATATCAGTATAAAATCAAACGAATAGGAggtaaaaaacaagaaaatcaactcatgTATGAAACATGTAAATCAACAACAGGAGCATTAAAGATTCTTAAGAGATGGAGCAAAAGAGGGGCTAACCAATGGCCAGGCAGTTTATGTAACCTCTCGCTCAACAGCATCAGGGAGGGGGTTGATGGATGTTCTTTGCACTGCGCTTGTCCCATTCCACATACTCCCACCATTCTTCTGGATACGACGGGCTTTTCGAATTGATTTTAGCAGGGCATGAGAGAACGGTAACCTCTTCAGCTTCAAACAGTAAACAACATCAAGTTCTTGGAGAGAATCACAAATCATTACCCCACTGCAAATGCTTTTTAGCTCCGATaaatttctcaattttagtagCCGCAAATTTGGCAGCCTGAATTCCACACTGGCATCAATGGAACGGCTGCTGCTGTTTCTTTCTTCACCCATAATCCCgccttcgtcttcttcttcggCCGCTATTATCTCCTCCATTTTGTCACAAAATTCTACTTCAATTACTTCGAGGTGTTTGAGGTTCGGTAGCAAGCCAGAAGGAAACAGCTTTTTTATACTTGGAcaattaaacacatcaaatactcTGAGACAAGAAAAGGTACCAATAGATGGGAATGGTTGTAAAGCAGTTCCTTCTCTGCCGAAGAGGGCAAGTAAGTTCTTCAACCAGTAAAGATGAAGAGTTTCGACGCTTTTAACTATATCAGTGGAAAAGCTGGACAACGTGAACAGGAACTCCACACCATGGCACTCAGAAATTACAAAAGACTTCAGTCCAGTTGCTTGTACGTTGCATAAGTTTCTGGCATCATGGCATTTAGCAATCACCAGTTTCTGTATGCCTTCAGGAAGTGCTAGAAAATCTCCTCTTTCGCCAATATTGCAGTTATATAACCGAACTTctttatttgtgtctttctttGAGATTGGAGGTAGCATAAAATCTGTAAAGACATTGTCACCTAGTTGTCCTATTTTGATATCGTAAGTGCATAACGGTTGCCTCTCTTCAGATTGAAGATAGTTGTTGAAATCAACAAGATCATAGAAATGGCATTTCAAAGATTCCAACTTTCTCAAGCCTGCTACTCCCTCTACTTCAACTGCTCTGAGACCTCCTAAAGACTGGTTCAGGTGGAGGAATTGTAAATTAGAGAGATTAAATAACATAGTGGCAGAAAATTCCTTGAGTGCAGTCCCGTCGAGATTAAGatacctcaatttgaaaagcaaatcTATACCATGAGGCACCTCTTCAAGTGGGGCATTACTGAAATTCAGCATCTTCAGTTTCCTGAGCTTTGCTAATGATGGTACATGTCTCAGCTTGTAACAGCCTCTCAGCCATAATCCATCTAGATGCACAAGACCAGAGATGGAACCTGGCAATTCCTTAATAGCAGTAAAAGAGAGGTCAAGAAACTGGAGCAGGCAGAATCGTTTGACAAAAGAATCTGTGATCAATTCCAGTTTGTGATTTCCACATAACAACAAGGTTGCCAGATTGGTACACCTTGGCGAAAGGTTTGGTGGAACTTCCTTGATGTCATTTCTCATTAATGAAACGTGCACAAGGCCCTCGGTCCATGTCTCCTCATCTgggaattcttttaattgaacaCCAGCTTTAACCATTGCTCTTGAATTCATAATTTGGAGGGCCATATCCCTAATCAAGTCAGGCATCCTGACATATCCATAATCTTCAGTTATAAAGCTCTCCAATAAGCAGGCATTTTCAAGTTTATCAAGCATGAAGTGGCCCTTATCAAATTGGGATTGCCTGCTCCCTCTCGCTTCTATTATTCCCTCAGCAATCAAATACTCTATCAAGTCATTTTTGTTGATCTTGCAATCCTCTGGAAACAACGCACAATATAACAGACATCGTTGCAATGATAAATCATTCAAATGTAAATAACTAAATTCCAATATCGGAAACACATCGAGTTCCATGCTACCTTTTCTACTTTTCAACTCTTCCATTTCCTGTAATGTTTTCCTCCACGCATAAACATCTTCCACTCCCCTCATGCTTCTCGCCGTTGTTTTAATCCCAAGTGGAAAGCCAGCACATTCACTCGCAAGAAATTTTGCAAAATGTCCCACTTTGACATCATAATTCCCAAGTTCCTTGGCAAACAAGCTCCAAGCCTCTTCCTCAGAAAGAGGCTCCACAATGACCATGTACTCCGGGCAGCCCATCCATTTACAAACATCTAGTGATCGAGTTGTAAAAATCAACTTGCATGTATTCCCTCTGATAGGAATTCCCACCTTCTccgcatcaaaatgattcctCAAATCATCTAATATCAgcacatatttttgttttgttaaaaatgcttttgaaagttTTGCAGCTCTACTCTTCTCATCTTTTTCATTTGAAAGATCTAAATCAATGTTTTTGGCAATCAGATTCTGCAACTTATAAATGCTAAAATCTTGTGTTACAGTAATCCAATAAATATGCTGAAAagagtttggttttttcagaaGCAGATTACGGATATGCTTCACCAGTGTTGTTTTGCCCATCCCCCCACCTCCACAAACACCAATAGTTAAAACCTTTTCCTTCTTTAACAAAGACCAAATCTCATCCGTATTTCTTTGAAACGCTTCACCCACTGGCTCCGTTGTCAGCAATGCATCTCCTCTAGTCTCATATAACCCTTCCTGAATCAGATCTCCAGCCATGTCCTCTCTGCTACAATTCAAATCATCGTTCTCCTTTGACGAATCATATATCTCTTGCCAGtctttttcaattaattgaCCAACGAGATCCATTCTTGGCAACACAGTTCCTCCAGTCTCGTGAACATCAGCAACATTCCCTTCAACAGAGCTACCAGTTTCAACAAACTGGATCAATTCTGCAGGACTCTTGCTCTCTACTTCATCCGATCTTTCAGCTTCCATCAGCACCTCTTCTATATCCCTTGCAAGAATTTCAACTTCATTCTTTTCTTCTAGTGAAGAAGTAGAAAACTTATTAGCTACCTCACTTGGCATGGTTTTAAGTTTCTTTCTTGAGCCATGAATAGCTAAATAGGATGCTTCTTGAATCTCTTTAGGCACTTTTGTACAGATATTAACTCCACGCCGTTTGACTCCCGCGAAATGTGATTTGATCCTCGATATTGAAGTAGCAACAGCAAATATATACTCGCAAAACTTGCACCTCAAAAGACCAGTACCGGTCATCTTCTCCACATAATCCCAAAAGGGATCGTTCGGTCTAACCATTTCTATTGTTGAATCCTTACATGcacaaactaaattaattttaggaGAATGgaagttataatttattatttaattcaaataagaATATCGAAAAAGATTAGAAAAAGGGAACAACGAAGTTATAAAGAAGTAGGCGATGATACCAAGTAGCAATTACAGACCAAACAGAAACTCTAGAAATAAGCATACACaggaaagagaaacaaaaacatttgTGAATTTACATTAACTTCAAGatacagtaaaaaaataaaacaaataaataggaGCATTGAATGAACGGAAGACAACACAGCTTACCTGGCCGGTCGGCTTGGTTTATGTGGCTGTTGTCTGAAAAGATGCTGAtcagtttagtttagtttagtttagagCTAATGCAAGAACACAGGCAGCGTCTGAAAAGATGTTGATCAGTATAGTTTAGTTTAGAGCTAATGCATGAACACAAGCAGCAAAGCGAATTGTAGGATTCTTAACCTTAAGAGAGTCAACGCGATTTGTGGGAAGATGCTTGCAGTTGAAGGGAAGTTGATAAGAAATGAATATAGACCTGCTTTTGTAGTTCTCGTTCGAGCGTGGAAAGGGCGTTTCTTCCGAGTAATTTACACCAGCTCATattcatatttaatttcattttaaaaagtgGTTACAGTTTTTGTTTTCGAATTTCTTATGTTACGAAAAACTTGCCCCATTTCACATTTTTACCGTTctaacactttaataaaaaaattaattgtaaaattaaaacaggttataaaaatatttaaaaaataacatagtttaaacacaattataattctaaatattagTTTTGTAACCAGAATAACAGttgtttatttataaatcaaaaataaaattaattaacatgtataaaatttaattaagaaataagaaGGGAAATAAGTGGATGTggtatgaaaaagaaatgagaaggaaaaagaagggaaagaaagaatgtctttattaaaaaatattgacgaGATAATTTTAACTATACTATAAAAAACCATCAAACAAAACCATAATTagataatgattttatttgtaattaattaaacccTAAAGTATCTTaacccaaaattaattttaaataaaattattaaccaattacgattttatttgataatcttTTATGATGTGGTTAGAAtcattttgttgaaatttttcTAACAATACTAGATatctaaaacaacattattccTAATGACGGGCACAAAACTCATATTCAGAATAGCAATTGTAtttaaactttgttatttttcaaatatttttgttagaCTTTTAATAAACCAAGTcaacttttcaaaaacaaatccaattcACAAGTCATCcagcagagaaaaaaaatccaattcaaaAGTAATCCAAATAGAATTGCCCTTTTTACGATTATTTTGTAGGTATGTTCAagattaaaaaggaaagaaagaaagaaaagcattGACGAGGACtgaacaaagagaaaaataaaacgaaaCGTGAACCGTTGGGCAAGTTAAGTTGTTCTTTCCTTCCGCCGGAAGCCATCTCAGTACACCTCCTTTACACGCAGACATGTCTAAGCACAGATACCACCGAATGAACGCCCAAGACCTGCCCTAAGACTAGAGGGATTCTAGGCTCAAACGAAGGCGTTTGTACTCTGGTTCATTTTGATTGCGACCTCCTACTaaaattctctctctttttctttattcaatCACTGAGCTAGACAGACACCCCTTCAGTTATATTTcatctgtttttctattgaataACATGTGAATTGCACATACTTCCTTGgaaaacatcaaaatatcatcaaatattggtaaaaaaaaatttaaaaaataacatcccCCTGATGTTTATGATtaaattatcatcaaaatagTTTCATAAACTTTTGATAACTTTTTGCTATATTTCTGTGAAAAGCATGTGAGCTGTATAGCAGTTAAATCTGATGAAATATAGCAGGAGTATCAGTCAAAACACTTGATGATTTGAGCGTTGAGatcaaaaagaaattgattcaGGGGTGTCGATCAAAATAACCTATATATTATATGA from the Populus nigra chromosome 9, ddPopNigr1.1, whole genome shotgun sequence genome contains:
- the LOC133703164 gene encoding probable disease resistance protein At4g27220, encoding MVRPNDPFWDYVEKMTGTGLLRCKFCEYIFAVATSISRIKSHFAGVKRRGVNICTKVPKEIQEASYLAIHGSRKKLKTMPSEVANKFSTSSLEEKNEVEILARDIEEVLMEAERSDEVESKSPAELIQFVETGSSVEGNVADVHETGGTVLPRMDLVGQLIEKDWQEIYDSSKENDDLNCSREDMAGDLIQEGLYETRGDALLTTEPVGEAFQRNTDEIWSLLKKEKVLTIGVCGGGGMGKTTLVKHIRNLLLKKPNSFQHIYWITVTQDFSIYKLQNLIAKNIDLDLSNEKDEKSRAAKLSKAFLTKQKYVLILDDLRNHFDAEKVGIPIRGNTCKLIFTTRSLDVCKWMGCPEYMVIVEPLSEEEAWSLFAKELGNYDVKVGHFAKFLASECAGFPLGIKTTARSMRGVEDVYAWRKTLQEMEELKSRKGSMELDVFPILEFSYLHLNDLSLQRCLLYCALFPEDCKINKNDLIEYLIAEGIIEARGSRQSQFDKGHFMLDKLENACLLESFITEDYGYVRMPDLIRDMALQIMNSRAMVKAGVQLKEFPDEETWTEGLVHVSLMRNDIKEVPPNLSPRCTNLATLLLCGNHKLELITDSFVKRFCLLQFLDLSFTAIKELPGSISGLVHLDGLWLRGCYKLRHVPSLAKLRKLKMLNFSNAPLEEVPHGIDLLFKLRYLNLDGTALKEFSATMLFNLSNLQFLHLNQSLGGLRAVEVEGVAGLRKLESLKCHFYDLVDFNNYLQSEERQPLCTYDIKIGQLGDNVFTDFMLPPISKKDTNKEVRLYNCNIGERGDFLALPEGIQKLVIAKCHDARNLCNVQATGLKSFVISECHGVEFLFTLSSFSTDIVKSVETLHLYWLKNLLALFGREGTALQPFPSIGTFSCLRVFDVFNCPSIKKLFPSGLLPNLKHLEVIEVEFCDKMEEIIAAEEEDEGGIMGEERNSSSRSIDASVEFRLPNLRLLKLRNLSELKSICSGVMICDSLQELDVVYCLKLKRLPFSHALLKSIRKARRIQKNGGSMWNGTSAVQRTSINPLPDAVEREVT